One genomic window of Hymenobacter sp. J193 includes the following:
- the dcd gene encoding dCTP deaminase, translated as MILTDQQILTEIEQGNIVIEPYDRSCLGTNSYDVHLGRYLATYRDAVLDARKHNEIDVFEIPEEGFVLQPGMLYLGVTEEYTESHAHVPFLEGKSSVGRLGIDIHATAGKGDIGFCNTWTLEISVSMPVRVYHLMPVGQLIYFTVQGSVENFYNRKPNAKYNERTVKPVESMMWKNQF; from the coding sequence ATGATTCTGACCGACCAGCAGATTCTCACTGAAATTGAGCAAGGCAACATCGTCATTGAGCCCTACGACCGGAGCTGCCTGGGTACCAACTCCTACGACGTGCACCTGGGCCGTTACCTGGCTACTTACCGCGACGCGGTGCTGGACGCGCGCAAGCACAACGAAATCGACGTGTTTGAAATACCCGAGGAAGGCTTTGTGCTGCAGCCCGGCATGCTCTACCTGGGCGTGACGGAGGAGTACACCGAAAGCCACGCACACGTGCCCTTTCTCGAAGGTAAAAGCAGCGTAGGCCGCCTGGGCATCGATATTCATGCCACCGCTGGCAAGGGCGACATCGGCTTCTGCAACACCTGGACGCTGGAAATCAGCGTGTCGATGCCCGTTCGGGTATACCACCTCATGCCTGTAGGGCAGCTCATTTACTTCACCGTGCAGGGCAGCGTGGAGAACTTCTACAACCGCAAGCCCAACGCCAAGTACAACGAGCGGACGGTGAAGCCCGTGGAATCGATGATGTGGAAAAACCAGTTTTAA
- the hemL gene encoding glutamate-1-semialdehyde 2,1-aminomutase, giving the protein MPTLNLATSDALFTRAKDHIPGGVNSPVRAFRAVGGHPVFMQSAQGAWLTDVDGNKYLDFINSWGPMILGHAPALVLEAVQGAIQNSLSFGAPTRREVEMAELIKQMVPSIEKVRLVNSGTEATMSAIRVARGYTGRDKIIKFEGCYHGHGDSFLIAAGSGALTLGAPDSPGVTQGVAQDTLTVPFNDVPALTQIIEANEGQVAALILEPVVGNMGLVAPQEGYLQTLRELCTRHGIVLIFDEVMTGFRLARGGAQELYGITPDMTTLGKIIGGGMPVGAYGGRQDIMDNVAPAGRVYQAGTLSGNPIATAAGIAQLTYLNEHPELYDELNRITTRIADGTRQICAELGLNYTVNQVGSMFSVFFTAQPVTDLESAKTSDTEAFGRYFRAMLHRGIYLAPAQYEALFVSTAITDEYVDLYLTACRESMRKAHGM; this is encoded by the coding sequence ATGCCTACGCTCAACCTTGCCACTTCCGATGCCCTTTTTACCCGCGCCAAAGACCACATTCCGGGGGGCGTGAACTCGCCGGTACGGGCGTTCCGGGCCGTGGGCGGGCACCCGGTGTTCATGCAGTCGGCTCAGGGGGCCTGGCTGACGGACGTGGATGGCAACAAGTACCTCGACTTCATCAATTCCTGGGGGCCGATGATACTGGGCCACGCGCCCGCCCTTGTGCTGGAGGCGGTGCAGGGCGCCATTCAGAACTCTCTGTCGTTTGGAGCCCCCACGCGCCGGGAAGTCGAAATGGCCGAGCTCATCAAGCAGATGGTGCCCAGCATTGAGAAGGTGCGGCTGGTGAACTCCGGCACCGAGGCCACGATGTCGGCCATTCGGGTGGCGCGGGGCTACACCGGGCGCGACAAGATCATCAAGTTTGAAGGCTGCTACCACGGCCACGGCGACTCCTTCCTGATTGCGGCCGGCTCAGGCGCCCTCACCCTCGGCGCCCCCGACTCACCGGGCGTCACGCAGGGCGTGGCCCAGGATACGCTCACCGTGCCCTTCAACGATGTGCCCGCACTAACGCAGATCATCGAGGCCAACGAAGGCCAGGTGGCCGCCCTCATTCTGGAGCCGGTGGTGGGCAACATGGGCCTGGTGGCGCCGCAGGAAGGCTACCTGCAAACCCTACGCGAGCTGTGCACCCGGCACGGCATCGTGCTTATTTTTGATGAGGTAATGACCGGCTTCCGGCTGGCCCGGGGCGGCGCCCAGGAGCTCTACGGCATCACCCCGGACATGACGACGCTAGGCAAAATCATCGGGGGCGGGATGCCGGTAGGTGCCTACGGTGGCCGCCAGGATATCATGGACAACGTGGCTCCGGCCGGCAGGGTGTATCAGGCGGGCACGCTCTCCGGCAACCCCATTGCCACGGCGGCCGGCATTGCCCAGCTCACCTACCTCAACGAGCATCCCGAGCTATACGACGAGCTAAACCGCATCACCACGCGCATTGCCGACGGCACCCGTCAGATCTGCGCCGAACTGGGCCTGAACTACACCGTGAACCAGGTAGGCTCCATGTTCAGCGTGTTCTTCACCGCGCAGCCCGTTACCGATCTGGAATCTGCCAAAACTTCGGATACCGAAGCTTTCGGGCGCTACTTCCGGGCTATGCTACACCGGGGTATCTACCTCGCACCGGCCCAGTACGAAGCCCTGTTCGTAAGCACCGCCATTACCGATGAGTACGTGGACCTCTACCTCACCGCCTGCCGCGAATCCATGCGCAAAGCCCACGGGATGTAA
- a CDS encoding ABC transporter substrate-binding protein, with product MRSFSSLFTAVLCATCYAAAPALAQQTPVKKPATPAATPARPATTPPKPAATPAGAAKPAATAASKPAATAAPKPASSAPPKPTGPPLPANMGSVDFNTRYRNGKTLIDQTRYELAMQELQPLTAPTTQFERAPEAAYLYAVAASRAKKWAEAEQMLNLLRSRFPQWPALAEALFLQGQLSFEQGDFDNALRVLAQVPADRLATERENMKAQYLPRIKDKATFQQLLQAFPQEAALARAYADKLANGGWYTDADRPQLDQLITQFQLDRTRYTPRRPAKKSSYNIGVLLPFEFNDTSWETRRRNQFVTDLYAGLRLAQDSLQREGRPVQLFAYDTGADTLQLKQVLALPEVAGMDMIIGPVYKSGSKILARYAQQKQIVVVNPLSQDGELVLDNAWHYLFEPSTATQARQAAEFAYNRLGGPRTAVVLYEDTKDETSFGLAYKQAYEALGGKVLQLRRLNSDVEESVTAGFAGVDLKTLGHLVVASDGKQAGPATFNALKAQDARIPLITYASWIENNRVGLSQLDARDVYFIQPKYLDKTNPGVRRFRQLYTQRQNLPPSVFAFSGFELLYYFGSQLHQHGPAFQQPLANGGPVSGAVFQGIGYPGGAHDNQYVPLTKLERLETEVLNPVSGR from the coding sequence ATGAGGTCTTTCTCTTCTTTGTTTACGGCCGTGCTGTGTGCTACCTGCTATGCGGCAGCTCCTGCCCTGGCCCAGCAAACACCCGTCAAAAAGCCCGCTACTCCCGCTGCCACGCCGGCGCGGCCAGCTACTACGCCCCCAAAGCCGGCGGCTACCCCGGCCGGGGCAGCCAAGCCAGCCGCAACAGCAGCCTCAAAGCCAGCGGCTACGGCAGCGCCCAAGCCAGCGTCTTCAGCACCTCCCAAGCCTACCGGCCCGCCCCTGCCGGCCAATATGGGCTCCGTGGATTTCAACACCCGCTACCGCAACGGCAAGACGCTCATTGATCAGACGCGCTACGAGCTGGCCATGCAGGAGCTGCAGCCGCTCACGGCGCCTACCACGCAGTTTGAGCGCGCGCCCGAAGCGGCCTACCTCTATGCCGTGGCCGCCAGCCGCGCCAAAAAGTGGGCCGAGGCCGAGCAGATGCTGAACCTGCTGCGCAGCCGGTTTCCGCAGTGGCCCGCCCTGGCCGAGGCCCTTTTTCTGCAGGGGCAGCTTTCCTTTGAGCAGGGTGACTTCGACAATGCGCTGCGCGTGCTAGCCCAGGTGCCGGCCGACCGGCTGGCCACGGAGCGCGAGAATATGAAGGCGCAGTATCTGCCGCGCATCAAAGACAAAGCTACCTTCCAGCAGCTGTTGCAGGCGTTTCCGCAGGAAGCGGCCCTGGCCCGCGCCTACGCCGACAAGCTGGCCAACGGCGGCTGGTACACCGATGCTGACCGACCTCAGCTCGACCAGCTCATCACGCAGTTTCAGCTGGACCGTACCCGCTACACGCCCCGCCGCCCGGCCAAAAAGAGCTCCTACAACATTGGCGTGCTGCTGCCTTTCGAGTTCAACGATACCAGCTGGGAAACGCGGCGCCGCAACCAGTTTGTGACGGACCTGTACGCGGGCTTACGTTTGGCCCAGGACTCTTTGCAGCGCGAAGGCCGACCGGTGCAGCTCTTTGCCTACGATACCGGCGCCGACACGCTGCAGCTCAAGCAGGTGCTGGCGTTGCCGGAGGTGGCCGGCATGGATATGATTATCGGGCCCGTGTATAAGTCGGGCAGCAAGATTCTGGCTCGCTACGCCCAGCAAAAGCAGATTGTGGTGGTAAACCCGCTGTCGCAGGACGGAGAGCTGGTGCTCGACAATGCCTGGCATTACCTCTTCGAACCCAGCACCGCTACCCAGGCCCGGCAGGCTGCCGAGTTTGCTTACAACCGGCTGGGTGGCCCCCGTACCGCCGTGGTGCTCTACGAGGACACCAAGGACGAAACTTCCTTCGGGCTGGCTTACAAGCAGGCTTACGAGGCGCTGGGTGGCAAGGTGCTCCAGCTGCGCCGCCTCAACTCCGACGTGGAGGAATCGGTGACGGCGGGGTTTGCGGGGGTGGATCTGAAGACGCTGGGGCACCTGGTAGTGGCCTCCGATGGCAAGCAGGCCGGCCCGGCTACCTTCAACGCCCTCAAGGCCCAGGACGCCCGCATCCCGCTCATCACCTACGCCTCCTGGATAGAAAACAACCGCGTGGGCCTCAGTCAGCTCGACGCCCGCGACGTGTACTTCATCCAGCCCAAGTACCTCGACAAAACCAACCCCGGCGTGCGGCGCTTCCGCCAGCTCTACACCCAGCGCCAGAACCTACCCCCTTCCGTGTTTGCCTTTTCAGGCTTCGAGCTGCTGTATTACTTTGGCTCCCAGCTGCACCAGCATGGCCCGGCCTTTCAGCAGCCGCTAGCTAACGGCGGGCCGGTGTCGGGGGCTGTATTTCAGGGCATTGGCTACCCCGGCGGCGCCCATGATAACCAGTACGTACCCCTCACCAAGCTCGAACGGCTGGAAACCGAAGTCCTGAACCCCGTTAGCGGCCGGTAA
- a CDS encoding DUF1361 domain-containing protein: MSVAAFSAPQLRQRLNLVLVLGASLALSVVLIAFRVFLTHKITLVFLLWNLFLALIPFGLSTLLGLAHGRLKARVLLPVGAVWLLFFPNAPYILTDLFHLEPRAGVPYWYDLALILSCAWNGLMLAYASLTDMQTLVARRMGTWTGWGFAAVALLLSSFGIYLGRYLRFNSWDIVTNPLTLFYDILNRLVHPTAHLSTWGVTLLFGAFLLLGYATVRLMGRVGGGRACVGRLKTSLKLVSGCNRWRIRIADTA, from the coding sequence ATGTCCGTTGCTGCTTTTTCGGCGCCTCAGCTGCGCCAACGCCTGAACCTGGTGCTGGTGCTGGGTGCCTCCCTGGCCCTCAGCGTGGTGCTGATTGCCTTTCGGGTATTTCTAACGCACAAGATTACCCTCGTTTTTCTGCTCTGGAACCTGTTTCTGGCCCTCATTCCGTTTGGGCTGAGCACGCTCCTGGGGCTGGCGCACGGCCGGCTGAAGGCTCGGGTGCTGCTGCCGGTGGGGGCGGTATGGCTGCTGTTCTTTCCCAACGCTCCTTATATTCTTACCGACCTTTTTCACCTGGAGCCCCGCGCCGGTGTGCCTTATTGGTACGATCTGGCTTTGATTCTGAGCTGCGCCTGGAACGGGCTGATGCTGGCCTATGCCTCCCTGACCGATATGCAGACGCTGGTGGCGCGCCGTATGGGCACCTGGACCGGCTGGGGTTTTGCGGCGGTAGCGCTGCTGCTCAGCTCCTTCGGCATCTACCTGGGCCGCTACCTGCGCTTCAATAGCTGGGACATTGTTACCAACCCGCTCACGCTGTTCTACGATATTCTCAACCGCCTCGTCCATCCAACCGCCCACCTCAGTACCTGGGGCGTCACGCTGCTGTTTGGGGCATTTCTGCTGCTGGGCTATGCTACCGTGCGCCTGATGGGGCGCGTAGGGGGAGGAAGAGCCTGCGTCGGTCGGTTGAAGACCAGCTTAAAGCTCGTAAGCGGGTGTAATCGTTGGAGAATAAGAATAGCGGATACAGCTTGA
- a CDS encoding DoxX-like family protein, which translates to MKNPPIYVETSIRCSMEELWAHTQQPELHQQWDLRFTTIEYLPRAADTEPQQFLYATRIGFGLGVEGRGESVGSKEKNGERTSVLKFWSDERLSLIAAGSGYWKYIPMPAPGGLRFFTGYDYKTRFGLPGRLFDRAVFRPLIGWATAWSFDCLRLWLERGIRPAVLVRLALLQLLVRGVLGFIWVYQGLIPKLLFPDTGEVAMLRGAGFAPDVIRYLLMAVGWGEIGFGLLFWLLPVRFLRTLYWLNCVGLVILGLGAMFSQPAVFIAPFNPFTLNLGMLGLAAVGLLLDSDEIPSATRCLRRPR; encoded by the coding sequence GTGAAAAACCCGCCTATCTACGTTGAAACCTCTATTCGCTGCTCAATGGAAGAGCTGTGGGCTCACACCCAGCAGCCGGAGTTGCATCAACAGTGGGACCTGCGCTTTACAACCATTGAGTACCTGCCCCGGGCGGCCGACACAGAGCCGCAACAATTTTTGTACGCCACGCGCATCGGTTTCGGGCTGGGAGTAGAGGGCCGCGGCGAGAGTGTAGGTAGCAAGGAGAAGAACGGTGAGCGAACCTCCGTACTCAAGTTCTGGTCGGATGAGCGGCTGTCATTGATTGCCGCAGGCTCGGGGTATTGGAAATACATTCCAATGCCTGCACCGGGTGGCCTGCGCTTCTTCACAGGCTACGACTATAAAACTCGGTTCGGCCTGCCAGGACGCTTATTTGATCGGGCAGTGTTTCGCCCGCTTATCGGTTGGGCTACGGCCTGGAGTTTCGACTGCCTGCGGCTGTGGCTGGAGCGGGGTATCCGGCCGGCTGTGCTGGTGCGGCTGGCGTTGCTGCAACTGCTGGTACGCGGAGTGCTGGGGTTTATCTGGGTGTATCAGGGGCTGATTCCTAAACTTCTGTTTCCAGATACCGGCGAGGTAGCCATGCTGCGCGGAGCCGGCTTTGCGCCCGACGTCATCAGGTATCTGCTGATGGCCGTAGGCTGGGGTGAAATTGGCTTTGGCCTGCTGTTCTGGCTGTTGCCGGTCCGTTTCCTGCGTACGCTCTACTGGCTGAACTGCGTGGGACTGGTGATACTGGGGCTAGGCGCTATGTTCAGTCAGCCGGCGGTATTCATCGCGCCTTTCAACCCGTTTACCCTCAACCTCGGTATGCTAGGCTTAGCGGCTGTGGGCTTGCTGCTCGATTCCGACGAAATACCCAGCGCCACCCGCTGCTTACGCCGGCCCCGGTAA
- a CDS encoding DUF4166 domain-containing protein, which translates to MQSIYEQELGAEFARLHPRIQERLQLHSTQERAFIGRGVMERVWHGPVYTQPFLRVGLLRNIMFPEAGHNIPFRIENYAYRDKLGRETVTWIRRFEFARRTRCFDATMVRSQRRNCIVDYLGTHQHLAVDIALAVTPRGGLRLRSGAQRFHEGPFSFQFPMLLSGLADVEEWYDDAAGCYRIQVEVSNPTFGKIFGYHGSFQPEWQPVTAAQIPTYALPVRLESRE; encoded by the coding sequence ATGCAGTCAATCTATGAGCAAGAGTTAGGCGCCGAGTTTGCGCGGTTGCATCCGCGTATTCAGGAGCGTTTGCAACTGCATAGCACCCAGGAGCGGGCCTTCATTGGACGCGGAGTGATGGAGCGCGTTTGGCATGGGCCGGTGTACACGCAGCCTTTTCTGCGCGTAGGGCTGCTGCGAAATATCATGTTTCCGGAAGCTGGCCACAACATTCCTTTCCGCATCGAAAACTACGCCTACCGCGACAAGCTGGGCCGCGAAACCGTCACCTGGATCAGACGCTTCGAGTTTGCGCGGCGCACCCGTTGCTTTGATGCCACTATGGTGCGCAGTCAGCGGCGCAACTGTATTGTCGATTATTTAGGTACGCATCAACACCTGGCCGTGGACATTGCTTTGGCCGTGACGCCCCGTGGTGGGCTGCGGCTACGCTCGGGTGCCCAGCGGTTTCACGAGGGGCCCTTCAGCTTTCAGTTTCCAATGCTGCTCTCGGGACTGGCCGATGTGGAAGAGTGGTACGACGACGCTGCGGGCTGCTACCGTATTCAGGTTGAAGTCAGCAACCCCACCTTTGGTAAAATCTTCGGCTACCACGGCTCTTTCCAACCCGAGTGGCAGCCAGTTACGGCCGCTCAGATACCAACCTACGCCTTGCCTGTGCGCCTGGAATCCCGCGAATAA
- a CDS encoding fatty acid desaturase, translating into MLRPNAAAAHLRLSPTQQWLELMRPWVLLAGYVATASLGWWWLAVPLAVAVCLAGFVQTHDAMHQALGLSKQQNDRLLTLSGLLLLKSGHGLQVTHLRHHAHCLRDDDPEGAPATWAFWRVVWQGPYHILMLRRESLRMAPHTRSIQLVETALTLLLLGVFVGLYYWWGSPVGLVYWGVAFVMSATLPIWAAYLPHQLAERNPAVRAAAATALFWTPVLSSFAFHHLHHHYPRVPTALLPRAAAELPPPPPHHH; encoded by the coding sequence ATGCTACGTCCAAATGCCGCCGCGGCGCATCTGCGCCTTTCACCTACCCAGCAGTGGCTGGAACTGATGCGCCCTTGGGTGCTGCTGGCGGGCTACGTGGCTACGGCCAGCCTGGGCTGGTGGTGGCTGGCCGTGCCCCTGGCGGTAGCCGTGTGCCTGGCCGGCTTTGTGCAAACCCACGATGCCATGCACCAGGCCCTGGGGCTGTCCAAGCAACAGAACGACCGGCTGCTCACGCTCAGCGGGCTGCTGTTATTGAAAAGCGGGCACGGCCTGCAAGTGACGCACCTGCGCCACCACGCGCACTGCCTGCGCGACGATGACCCGGAGGGTGCCCCCGCTACCTGGGCGTTCTGGCGGGTGGTGTGGCAGGGGCCTTACCATATTCTGATGCTGCGACGGGAATCCTTGCGCATGGCTCCGCACACGCGCTCCATTCAGCTCGTTGAAACCGCGCTGACGCTGCTGCTGCTGGGGGTATTCGTGGGGCTGTACTACTGGTGGGGAAGCCCGGTGGGGCTTGTATATTGGGGCGTGGCCTTCGTGATGAGTGCCACGCTGCCCATCTGGGCGGCTTACCTACCGCACCAACTGGCCGAGCGCAACCCGGCCGTGCGGGCCGCCGCCGCTACGGCACTTTTCTGGACGCCGGTGCTGTCGTCCTTCGCTTTCCATCACCTGCATCACCACTATCCCCGGGTGCCGACGGCCCTGCTGCCCCGGGCGGCAGCGGAGCTGCCGCCGCCCCCGCCGCATCACCACTAG
- the dgt gene encoding dGTP triphosphohydrolase, producing MMHLQPDSAAAPAMTWGQLLSRRRYPEQPQLHVVTDAPPVRGAFVQDYDRVVFSSAFRRLQRRTQVMPLPETDFVHTRLTHSLETACVGRSLGRLGGRLLLEETEGLAHTLPYLDSDFGDIVAAACLAHDIGNPPFGHSGEDAISAYFRSSAAEPFVRVLNPAQRADLQQFEGNAAGFRVLTHTYAAHSSGTAGLGLTYATLGAFSKYPRPALVPNTRLTQGTSEKRYGYFQTEAPRFQEVARELGLRPKSAEEDAADGCFYRHPLAFLVEAADDLCYRIIDFEDGLKLGLIPRKAGLRLLREMLGDAPDRRGSVEWRDWREELGYLRARLINHLVLQTARLFATRAPALLYGRADEPLVCQLDCWEQLQHMHQLTVEHLYHSRPVLEIEAAGFEVLAGLLDAFLHASFDPQSSARSRKLLQLLPEQFRATGPQQQATAYEQIILLTDYIGGLTDQNALSLFRTIRGIDLPKVF from the coding sequence ATGATGCACCTCCAGCCTGATTCCGCCGCCGCGCCCGCTATGACCTGGGGGCAGCTTCTCAGCCGCCGCCGCTACCCCGAGCAGCCCCAGCTGCACGTCGTGACGGATGCGCCGCCCGTGCGCGGGGCCTTCGTGCAGGACTACGACCGGGTGGTGTTCAGCTCGGCTTTCCGGCGCCTGCAGCGCAGAACCCAGGTGATGCCCCTGCCCGAAACCGACTTTGTGCACACCCGCCTCACGCACTCCCTCGAAACCGCCTGCGTGGGCCGCTCCCTTGGTCGCCTCGGAGGCCGCCTGCTGCTCGAAGAAACCGAAGGGCTGGCCCACACGCTGCCGTATCTCGACAGTGACTTCGGCGACATAGTAGCCGCCGCCTGCCTGGCCCACGACATCGGCAACCCGCCCTTCGGGCACAGCGGCGAAGACGCTATATCGGCCTACTTCCGCAGCAGCGCCGCCGAGCCCTTCGTGCGCGTGCTCAACCCCGCCCAGCGCGCCGATTTACAGCAGTTTGAAGGCAACGCCGCCGGGTTCCGGGTGCTCACGCACACCTACGCCGCCCACAGCAGCGGCACGGCCGGCCTGGGACTCACCTACGCCACACTGGGCGCTTTCAGCAAGTATCCGCGGCCGGCCCTGGTGCCAAATACCCGCCTGACACAGGGCACCAGCGAGAAGCGCTACGGCTACTTTCAGACTGAAGCCCCCCGTTTTCAGGAAGTGGCGCGGGAGCTGGGTTTGCGGCCGAAATCGGCGGAGGAGGATGCGGCCGATGGCTGCTTTTACCGGCACCCGCTGGCGTTCCTAGTCGAAGCCGCCGACGACCTTTGCTACCGTATTATCGACTTTGAGGATGGCCTGAAGCTGGGGCTGATTCCCCGGAAAGCCGGCCTGCGGCTGCTGCGCGAAATGCTGGGCGACGCCCCCGACCGGCGCGGCTCCGTGGAGTGGCGCGACTGGCGCGAGGAGCTGGGCTACCTGCGGGCGCGCCTCATCAACCACCTGGTGCTGCAAACGGCGCGGTTGTTTGCCACTCGCGCCCCTGCACTGCTGTACGGCCGCGCCGATGAGCCCCTCGTCTGCCAGTTGGACTGCTGGGAGCAGCTCCAGCATATGCACCAGCTCACCGTGGAGCACCTCTACCACAGTCGCCCGGTGCTGGAAATTGAGGCCGCCGGCTTCGAGGTGCTGGCCGGCCTGCTCGACGCATTCCTGCACGCCTCCTTCGACCCACAGAGCAGCGCCCGTTCCCGCAAGCTTCTGCAGCTGCTGCCCGAGCAGTTCCGGGCCACCGGCCCGCAGCAGCAAGCCACCGCCTACGAGCAAATCATCCTGCTCACCGACTACATCGGCGGCCTCACCGACCAGAACGCCCTCAGCTTGTTCCGCACCATTCGCGGCATCGACCTGCCCAAGGTGTTTTGA
- a CDS encoding AsmA-like C-terminal region-containing protein, with product MSGPTTRPRTILRFALQNAQVQWADSARRIRRWDARGVFDNGPSHSARTSSLSFEQCRLYSRAGELDAQLKVTDFTLPHLYGRIRGRTELQTLATVLVPRLWRARQGQVALDIHLNGTLPVIPRRRGLRPRRPTSQRPPIAVRGTVQLENAFFLVPGRRADFRHLNVRVRLRDSLWTLENLKGELNGMQVQANATTTYLLAYFSGQHRTTTITGTFAVDELRLTELRRLLAPPVRRPTRRQALPGRPQDVAYRALNLLPAGLQLNIRLTCGRLVLATDTLQQLAATVRHNGQRVQISDLRGQAWGGDVRGAVSWLTDTTREQPVAARLAVHFNQLNYQRLLNRATQAPRRAAKAPSDPSLRELLLAANGQVTADIDQLLLPGGDQLSALRLRMEKNGPDFRVPSLTFRTSTGGTGELSAAASLRGHHLLRAHTELDLRYATLDVQHLLQLMASLSSLPEPPDTPRRRAARQANRPSPLLDGTITGRVRVQADAIQYGVLRGRQFRARSSLETGQVLLEECSLQALGGSIHLRGQFQTESEAGQHPLHTQVRLEDIQLPELFGLASVLGLDVLGPENIRGTMNTEADVRTMLDATFLPRLAQTQAFLRTDLRNLELLEVEAVMQTLKMLRKRRTSHVYFEPVRSRFILDGNRLLIPGLSLSSNLTDMAITGEYYLDGRANLYVGLSPLQTLLGDNRQRVSRVQTGEAAQRRSRGLIYLNLSRTPGSRYQVKPFQKLAQRRYQTDILQQYQDLLRQQALDTTLQMLQTFE from the coding sequence GTGAGCGGCCCTACCACTCGGCCACGCACCATCCTGCGGTTTGCCCTCCAGAATGCGCAGGTGCAGTGGGCCGACTCGGCGCGGCGCATCCGGCGCTGGGACGCCCGGGGCGTGTTCGACAATGGTCCCAGCCACTCAGCCCGCACCTCTTCCCTCTCCTTTGAACAATGCCGGCTCTACTCCCGGGCCGGGGAGCTGGATGCCCAGCTGAAAGTAACTGACTTCACCCTCCCCCACCTCTACGGCCGCATTCGGGGCCGCACCGAGCTCCAGACCCTGGCCACCGTGCTGGTGCCCCGCCTCTGGCGCGCCCGCCAGGGACAGGTGGCGCTGGATATTCACCTGAACGGCACGCTGCCGGTTATTCCGCGAAGGCGGGGCCTGCGCCCGCGGCGCCCGACTTCTCAACGCCCGCCCATTGCGGTGCGCGGTACGGTTCAGCTGGAAAACGCCTTCTTCCTGGTTCCGGGGCGCCGGGCCGATTTTCGCCACCTCAATGTGCGCGTACGCCTGCGCGATAGTTTGTGGACGCTGGAAAACCTGAAGGGCGAGCTGAACGGGATGCAGGTGCAGGCCAACGCTACCACTACCTACCTGCTGGCGTACTTCAGCGGGCAGCACCGCACCACTACTATCACGGGCACCTTTGCGGTGGATGAGCTCCGGCTAACCGAGCTGCGCCGCCTACTGGCCCCACCGGTGCGCCGCCCGACCCGAAGACAGGCACTTCCCGGCCGCCCTCAGGATGTGGCATATCGGGCCCTGAACCTTCTGCCCGCCGGCCTGCAGCTCAACATCCGCCTCACGTGTGGGCGTCTGGTATTGGCCACCGACACGCTGCAGCAGCTGGCCGCTACCGTGCGGCATAACGGACAACGAGTGCAGATTTCCGATTTGCGCGGGCAGGCCTGGGGCGGCGACGTACGCGGAGCCGTGAGCTGGCTGACGGATACAACCCGGGAGCAGCCCGTAGCGGCACGGCTGGCGGTGCACTTCAACCAGCTCAACTACCAGCGCCTGCTCAACCGCGCCACCCAGGCCCCGCGCCGCGCTGCCAAAGCTCCATCCGACCCCTCGCTGCGGGAACTGCTGCTAGCGGCCAACGGGCAGGTGACGGCCGACATCGACCAGCTGCTGCTGCCGGGCGGCGACCAGCTGTCGGCACTCCGGCTGCGCATGGAAAAAAACGGGCCCGACTTTCGGGTTCCCAGCCTCACGTTTCGCACGAGCACAGGTGGCACGGGCGAGCTTTCGGCGGCGGCCAGCCTGCGGGGCCACCACCTGCTGCGAGCCCATACCGAGCTGGATTTGCGCTACGCTACCCTCGATGTGCAACACCTGCTGCAGCTGATGGCGTCCCTCAGCTCCCTGCCCGAGCCGCCCGACACGCCCCGCCGCCGGGCCGCTCGTCAGGCCAACCGGCCTTCGCCCCTGCTGGATGGTACCATCACGGGCCGGGTGCGCGTGCAGGCCGATGCCATTCAGTACGGGGTGCTGCGGGGCCGGCAGTTTCGGGCACGTAGCAGCCTCGAAACCGGGCAGGTACTGCTCGAAGAATGCTCGTTACAGGCGCTGGGAGGCAGTATTCACCTGCGCGGGCAGTTCCAGACGGAGAGCGAAGCCGGACAGCATCCGCTGCACACGCAGGTGCGGCTGGAAGATATTCAGCTACCGGAGCTGTTTGGGCTGGCTTCGGTGCTGGGGCTGGATGTGCTGGGGCCCGAAAACATCCGGGGCACGATGAATACTGAAGCCGACGTGCGCACGATGCTGGATGCCACCTTTCTTCCGCGGTTGGCGCAAACCCAGGCTTTCCTGCGTACCGATTTGCGCAACCTGGAGCTGCTGGAAGTGGAAGCCGTGATGCAGACGCTGAAAATGCTGCGCAAGCGCCGCACCAGCCACGTGTATTTCGAGCCGGTCCGGTCCCGGTTTATCCTCGACGGCAACCGCTTGCTCATTCCCGGCCTGAGCCTGAGCAGCAACCTCACCGACATGGCCATCACCGGGGAGTACTACCTCGATGGGCGTGCCAATCTGTACGTGGGCCTCAGTCCGCTGCAAACTCTGCTTGGCGACAACCGGCAGCGCGTGAGCCGCGTACAGACCGGCGAAGCAGCCCAGCGCCGCAGCCGGGGCCTCATTTACCTGAATTTGAGCCGCACGCCCGGCAGCCGCTACCAGGTGAAGCCTTTCCAGAAACTCGCCCAGCGCCGCTACCAGACCGACATTCTCCAGCAATACCAGGACCTGCTGCGGCAGCAGGCCCTGGACACCACCCTGCAGATGCTACAAACCTTTGAGTAA